A single window of Gossypium hirsutum isolate 1008001.06 chromosome A10, Gossypium_hirsutum_v2.1, whole genome shotgun sequence DNA harbors:
- the LOC107895876 gene encoding glycine-rich cell wall structural protein — protein sequence MGVLNRFVLIAVVCILVVGSFGVADHGVSGVDDKKRLIHRPFLFKAKGGGLGRGIYKKGFRHGIGGGLGGGFGGGGGIGGGGGLGGAAGGGFGGGGGLGGGGGGLGGGGGGGLGGGGGLGGGGGLGGGAGGGLGGGGGLGGGAGGGVGGGLGGGAGGGLGGGGGVGVVGGAGGGLGGGHKLGGAGGGLGGGGGLGGGHGLGGGAEGRLGGGGGLGGGHGLGGGAGGGLGGGGGLGSGHGLGGGAGGGVGGGGGLGGGHGLGGGAGGGLGGGGGLGGGHGLGGGAGGGLGGGGGLGGGHGLGGGGGLGGGAGGGGGVGLGGGGGAGGGAGGGLGGVGGAGGGFGGGGFGGGGGVGGGFGVGGGFGKGGGLGAGGGAGGGGGGGFGGGGGGGAGFGGGAGFGAGGGGGH from the coding sequence ATGGGTGTTTTGAACCGCTTTGTTTTGATTGCTGTGGTGTGCATTCTTGTTGTGGGTAGTTTTGGGGTGGCTGATCATGGGGTTAGTGGAGTTGATGATAAAAAGCGTTTGATACATCGTCCATTTTTGTTCAAAGCCAAGGGAGGAGGTCTAGGACGTGGGATATATAAGAAGGGTTTTAGGCATGGCATTGGTGGTGGTCTAGGTGGTGGTTTTGGTGGTGGTGGAGGTATTGGTGGAGGAGGTGGTTTAGGTGGGGCTGCTGGTGGAGGCTTTGGTGGTGGTGGAGGGCTAGGTGGCGGTGGTGGAGGCCTAGGTGGTGGTGGGGGAGGAGGATTAGGTGGTGGAGGAGGTCTTGGGGGTGGTGGAGGCCTAGGTGGTGGTGCGGGAGGAGGATTAGGTGGTGGAGGTGGTCTTGGTGGAGGTGCTGGTGGTGGAGTTGGTGGAGGCCTGGGTGGTGGTGCGGGAGGAGGATTAGGTGGTGGAGGTGGTGTTGGTGTTGTTGGGGGTGCAGGTGGTGGATTGGGTGGTGGTCACAAGCTTGGAGGAGCAGGAGGTGGATTGGGCGGTGGTGGGGGACTTGGCGGTGGCCATGGGCTGGGTGGAGGTGCAGAAGGTAGATTGGGTGGTGGTGGAGGACTTGGCGGTGGCCATGGGCTGGGAGGAGGTGCAGGAGGTGGATTGGGTGGTGGTGGAGGACTTGGCAGTGGCCATGGGCTGGGTGGAGGTGCAGGAGGTGGAGTGGGTGGTGGTGGAGGACTTGGCGGTGGCCATGGGCTGGGTGGGGGTGCAGGAGGTGGATTGGGTGGTGGTGGAGGACTCGGTGGGGGCCATGGGCTTGGTGGAGGTGCAGGAGGTGGactaggagggggtggaggactAGGTGGTGGCCATGGGCTGGGAGGTGGAGGCGGATTAGGTGGTGGTGCAGGTGGTGGAGGTGGAGTAGGGCTCGGTGgaggtggtggtgctggaggaGGAGCTGGAGGAGGGCTTGGTGGAGTTGGTGGTGCTGGTGGAGGTTTTGGAGGTGGAGGatttggtggtggtggtggagttGGGGGAGGATTTGGAGTTGGTGGTGGATTTGGCAAAGGTGGAGGACTTGGGGCTGGTGGGGGTGCAGGTGGAGGGGGTGGGGGTGGCTtcggtggaggtggaggtggggGTGCTGGCTTTGGCGGCGGAGCTGGCTTTGGTGCTGGTGGTGGAGGTGGGCACTAG